Proteins found in one Coleofasciculaceae cyanobacterium genomic segment:
- a CDS encoding phycobiliprotein lyase, giving the protein MNTSVFEQFFQDCVGNWQSDRTYHYLTYKEIERSQTTFEVQPLTSQQKAKVLSDNAYNQLDNLDRLPGFNLGFYTISEKGEEVRQNLNLMFVPESENDSILEGDYLRDRAYEEARPIVSHFRFDSNTRELLMTTNYTRIVSVDSITLTNPTLRIRQILNYEKPPAGQPLQNVLLAGFGVEQKVLG; this is encoded by the coding sequence ATGAACACTTCCGTATTTGAACAATTTTTTCAAGACTGCGTTGGTAATTGGCAATCCGATCGCACTTATCATTATTTGACTTACAAAGAAATAGAGCGATCGCAAACTACTTTTGAAGTTCAACCTCTAACTAGCCAACAAAAAGCTAAAGTATTATCTGATAATGCTTACAACCAGCTAGATAACCTAGATCGTCTACCTGGATTTAATTTGGGTTTTTATACTATTTCTGAAAAAGGAGAAGAGGTTAGACAAAATCTGAATCTAATGTTTGTGCCTGAGTCTGAAAATGATTCAATCTTAGAAGGCGACTATTTACGCGATCGCGCTTACGAAGAAGCCAGACCAATTGTTTCCCACTTTCGCTTTGACTCCAATACTAGAGAATTATTGATGACGACGAACTATACCCGCATAGTTTCGGTTGACTCAATTACATTGACAAATCCGACTTTACGGATTCGTCAAATTTTAAACTATGAAAAACCGCCTGCTGGACAACCGCTACAAAATGTTCTCTTAGCAGGATTTGGGGTAGAACAAAAAGTATTAGGTTAA
- a CDS encoding glutathione S-transferase yields the protein MTITVHHLNDSRSGRILWLLEELGLEYQVKRYERDRETLLAPASLREVHALGKSPVITDEELTLAESGAIVEYLVDRYGNGRLAPVAGTSERLRYTYWLHYAEGSAMPPLVMQLIFNQIEQKITPFLLQPIVKLITGRVKSTFIEPQIAQHLDYLAAELEKNTWFVGNEFTAADIQLSFPLEAAVSYANLDASRPQLMAFLERIHARSAYQRALERGGAYNLS from the coding sequence TTGACGATTACTGTCCACCATTTGAACGATTCTCGCTCTGGGCGCATACTTTGGCTGTTGGAGGAACTTGGTTTAGAATACCAAGTCAAGCGTTACGAACGTGATCGAGAAACCCTGTTAGCACCTGCGTCATTGCGCGAGGTTCATGCATTGGGTAAATCTCCCGTTATTACCGACGAAGAACTGACCCTAGCCGAATCTGGTGCGATCGTAGAATATTTAGTCGATCGCTATGGCAATGGACGGCTAGCCCCTGTAGCAGGAACTTCAGAGCGGTTGCGCTATACTTACTGGCTGCACTATGCAGAAGGATCGGCAATGCCACCATTAGTAATGCAGCTAATTTTTAATCAAATTGAGCAAAAAATAACGCCTTTTCTCTTACAACCAATTGTTAAACTCATCACAGGACGAGTCAAAAGTACGTTTATCGAGCCGCAAATTGCCCAACACCTGGATTATTTGGCAGCGGAACTTGAAAAGAACACCTGGTTTGTTGGCAACGAATTCACCGCAGCCGATATTCAACTGAGCTTTCCCTTAGAAGCCGCTGTTTCTTACGCCAATTTAGATGCGAGTCGTCCGCAACTCATGGCTTTTTTGGAGCGCATCCACGCACGCTCGGCTTACCAACGAGCCTTAGAACGTGGCGGTGCTTATAATCTTAGCTAG
- a CDS encoding phycobilisome linker polypeptide, with amino-acid sequence MAFGSFGPASQLGVALYEDTPPIEYVPGCSEEELQTIIRAVYKQVLGNAYIMESERAEIPESQFKQGNLSVREFVRAIGKSDLYRSRFFDTCPRYRYTELNFKHFLGRAPNDYDDMKAHSAILDEEGFEADIDSYLDSDEYQNAYGDYFVPYHRGYKSQPGQTMVEFTHMFALMPGAAGSDLKGSLSGKKPVLNKNVILETPISVVAPSGGTAGDGWSFQEPALSARTRQGAGAGENGKVYRIEVTGYQAAGVRDRVGRFPANSFSKFRRSNKVYLVPYEQLSQEYQRIHKQGGKIASITPVN; translated from the coding sequence ATGGCTTTTGGCTCATTTGGTCCAGCATCACAATTGGGTGTTGCCCTATATGAAGATACTCCTCCAATTGAATACGTACCAGGGTGTTCAGAAGAAGAGTTACAAACAATTATTCGTGCTGTATACAAGCAGGTTTTGGGTAATGCTTACATCATGGAAAGTGAGAGAGCAGAGATACCAGAATCTCAATTTAAACAGGGAAACTTAAGCGTACGTGAATTTGTCCGTGCCATTGGTAAATCTGACTTATATCGTTCACGCTTTTTTGATACCTGCCCTCGCTATCGTTATACAGAGCTAAACTTCAAGCATTTCTTAGGTCGCGCTCCTAACGATTACGATGATATGAAAGCTCATAGTGCGATTTTAGACGAAGAAGGTTTTGAAGCTGATATTGATTCCTATCTTGATAGCGATGAATATCAAAATGCTTATGGCGACTACTTTGTACCTTATCATCGTGGATATAAGAGTCAGCCTGGTCAAACGATGGTGGAATTTACTCATATGTTTGCCCTAATGCCTGGTGCTGCGGGAAGCGATCTCAAAGGTAGTTTGTCAGGTAAAAAGCCTGTATTGAACAAAAACGTTATTTTAGAGACTCCGATATCTGTAGTTGCTCCTTCTGGGGGAACTGCTGGTGATGGTTGGTCTTTCCAAGAGCCTGCTTTGTCGGCTCGTACCCGTCAAGGTGCTGGTGCTGGTGAAAACGGCAAGGTTTATCGTATTGAAGTAACTGGTTATCAGGCAGCGGGAGTAAGAGATAGAGTTGGCAGATTTCCTGCTAATAGTTTCTCCAAATTCCGTCGCAGCAATAAAGTATATCTAGTACCTTACGAGCAGCTATCTCAAGAATATCAGCGAATTCATAAGCAAGGTGGAAAAATAGCTAGTATTACCCCAGTTAATTAA
- a CDS encoding transposase produces MPDNNELSAVLQYLCSESNKLYNCTTYLARQIYFKTGKYANKFWLASQMKANPHMKALYTSAAQQTCISVGEAFKGYRELLGLYRQGELSNKPKLPKYRKRGLFQISYPKRWLKLTDKGVRVPLGKTCKAWFGLSETFVPFPSNLDWNAVKELSIVPRAGYFDAVWVTKSESVKIQKLDRDNVLSIDHGLDNWLSCISNVNTSFIVDGKHLKSVNQWYNKRVSAIKKGKSQDFWCALLDRVTTKRNRQMRDAVSKAAKLVIGHCLDNNIGTVVMGWNKGQKQNSNMGKKNNQKFVQVPTARVKIRIEQLCNVHGIRYIETEESYTSKASSLDLDTIPVFGEKPVGWKPSGRRVKRGLYRSALGIEFNADINASIGIARKVAKQYEFDFDPRGFARGVLTMPRRLRFWCKSSNLSSAVKESLFL; encoded by the coding sequence TTGCCTGATAATAATGAGTTGTCGGCAGTATTACAGTATTTATGTAGCGAGTCAAACAAGCTGTATAATTGTACGACTTATCTAGCTAGACAGATTTACTTTAAAACTGGTAAGTATGCCAATAAATTTTGGCTTGCTAGTCAAATGAAAGCCAACCCGCATATGAAAGCCTTGTATACTTCTGCTGCACAGCAAACCTGTATTTCTGTGGGAGAAGCGTTTAAAGGTTACCGTGAGTTGCTAGGATTGTATCGCCAAGGAGAATTGTCTAACAAACCAAAATTACCAAAATATCGCAAGCGTGGATTGTTTCAAATTAGCTACCCTAAGAGATGGCTCAAATTAACGGATAAAGGCGTTAGAGTGCCTTTAGGTAAAACTTGTAAGGCTTGGTTTGGATTGTCCGAGACGTTTGTTCCGTTCCCATCTAACTTAGATTGGAACGCAGTCAAGGAACTATCAATAGTACCTCGTGCTGGTTATTTTGATGCCGTTTGGGTAACTAAGTCTGAGTCAGTCAAAATACAGAAACTTGATCGAGATAATGTACTTTCAATCGATCACGGTCTGGATAACTGGTTGAGTTGTATATCTAATGTCAACACTAGTTTTATTGTTGATGGCAAGCATCTTAAATCTGTAAACCAATGGTATAACAAGCGGGTAAGCGCAATCAAAAAAGGTAAGTCTCAAGATTTTTGGTGCGCTCTTTTAGACAGAGTAACCACTAAACGTAATCGACAGATGCGCGATGCAGTAAGCAAAGCTGCCAAGCTCGTCATCGGGCACTGTCTAGATAACAATATTGGAACCGTTGTTATGGGGTGGAACAAAGGACAAAAACAAAACTCTAATATGGGTAAAAAGAACAATCAAAAATTTGTTCAAGTTCCCACAGCCAGGGTTAAAATCAGAATTGAACAACTATGTAATGTGCATGGTATTCGGTATATTGAAACGGAGGAAAGTTATACCTCGAAAGCTTCAAGCTTAGACTTAGACACCATTCCCGTATTCGGTGAAAAACCCGTTGGATGGAAACCGTCAGGTCGTAGAGTAAAACGAGGTCTATACCGTTCTGCTTTAGGAATTGAGTTTAATGCTGATATTAACGCAAGTATTGGAATAGCAAGAAAAGTCGCAAAGCAATACGAGTTCGATTTCGATCCTCGTGGTTTTGCTAGAGGCGTTTTGACGATGCCCAGGCGGTTGAGATTTTGGTGTAAGTCCTCTAATCTTAGCAGTGCTGTAAAAGAATCTCTGTTTCTTTAG
- a CDS encoding response regulator transcription factor, with translation MSKINVVLIEDHDLSRIGLCAALKQYQDIEIVDNAANGNDGLKKIKTHQPDVALVDIGLPDIDGIEVTQKLRSYQLENPGFETKVLMLTMHDSEDSVIAAFAAGADSYSLKDVSMDNLVQAIRNTHEGNAWIDPAIARIVLKQAQNTKAVAAASRSDVAATAQQNEEDTQAITAVAGEYQQLIETYPLTDRELEVLELIVAGCSNAEIAKKLYITVGTVKTHVCHILNKLCADDRTQAAVRALRAGLVK, from the coding sequence ATGAGCAAAATCAACGTCGTTTTAATTGAAGATCACGATCTAAGCCGAATTGGTCTATGTGCTGCACTAAAGCAATATCAGGACATAGAGATTGTGGATAACGCTGCCAATGGGAACGATGGATTGAAAAAAATTAAAACTCATCAGCCAGATGTTGCCCTGGTTGATATTGGTTTACCTGATATTGACGGCATTGAGGTTACTCAGAAATTAAGGAGCTATCAGCTAGAAAATCCTGGTTTTGAGACTAAGGTTTTGATGCTTACCATGCACGATAGCGAAGATTCGGTAATTGCTGCTTTTGCTGCCGGAGCCGATTCTTATAGTCTCAAGGACGTTAGTATGGATAATCTGGTTCAGGCAATTCGTAACACCCATGAAGGGAATGCCTGGATCGATCCAGCGATCGCGCGTATTGTTCTCAAACAGGCTCAAAACACCAAAGCGGTTGCTGCGGCAAGTAGGTCGGATGTTGCAGCTACTGCTCAGCAAAATGAAGAAGATACTCAAGCAATTACTGCCGTAGCAGGTGAATATCAGCAGTTGATTGAAACTTACCCGTTAACCGACCGAGAACTTGAAGTTTTAGAGTTAATTGTGGCTGGCTGTAGTAATGCAGAAATAGCTAAAAAGCTTTATATAACTGTAGGAACTGTTAAAACTCACGTTTGCCATATTTTGAATAAATTATGTGCCGATGATCGCACTCAAGCTGCGGTCAGAGCCTTGAGAGCAGGATTAGTCAAATAA
- a CDS encoding DUF2656 domain-containing protein: protein MSDKSTGRMLLSHNFNLRNNELPALEREKFAQVFIDGLKEQGNIKCSYIKNPHWVVEIIFPTAEFEPQEIGQMCGDILIERRKSQQPESKLATDTLILGGRKTTPATTMSPTSLQIGEWGVDIVETLQADVFLKEIAWEKMSGDKRSDGIFKIEFYQD, encoded by the coding sequence GTGAGCGATAAATCTACGGGGAGAATGTTACTCTCACACAACTTTAATTTACGAAATAATGAGCTTCCTGCGCTGGAGCGTGAAAAATTTGCTCAGGTATTTATCGATGGACTTAAAGAACAAGGCAACATTAAATGTAGCTATATCAAAAATCCTCATTGGGTAGTAGAGATTATTTTTCCCACAGCTGAATTTGAGCCTCAAGAAATTGGTCAGATGTGCGGCGATATTTTAATCGAGCGCCGAAAAAGTCAACAACCTGAATCTAAGTTAGCGACAGATACTTTGATTTTAGGCGGTAGAAAAACCACTCCCGCCACTACTATGTCGCCAACGTCTCTACAAATAGGAGAATGGGGAGTAGATATAGTAGAAACGCTGCAAGCCGACGTTTTTCTTAAGGAAATAGCTTGGGAAAAAATGTCCGGCGACAAACGCAGCGACGGCATTTTTAAAATTGAATTTTATCAAGATTAA
- the tnpA gene encoding IS200/IS605 family transposase: MRKKSLGYRHDSHRLGLATVHLVWIPKRRKKVLTGNIRLRLAEIFQSVASDKKWFIRSLEIAPDHLHLLVEYDATHSIAEVARAFKGRSSRLLRQEFSSLLKLPSLWSKSYFYETTGKISTAKIKAYIDDPHHW, from the coding sequence ATGAGAAAAAAGTCTTTGGGTTATCGTCATGATAGTCACAGATTAGGACTTGCTACAGTTCATTTAGTCTGGATACCTAAGCGAAGAAAAAAGGTATTAACAGGAAATATAAGATTACGTTTAGCTGAAATTTTTCAGTCGGTAGCATCAGATAAAAAATGGTTTATCCGCTCATTAGAGATTGCGCCAGATCATTTGCATCTTTTGGTTGAGTATGACGCTACCCACTCAATTGCTGAAGTTGCCAGAGCATTCAAAGGTAGATCCAGTAGACTCTTACGACAAGAATTTTCAAGTCTTTTAAAATTACCTTCTTTATGGAGCAAGTCTTATTTCTATGAAACAACGGGTAAAATAAGTACAGCCAAGATCAAAGCTTATATTGACGACCCACATCACTGGTGA